One segment of candidate division KSB1 bacterium DNA contains the following:
- a CDS encoding tetratricopeptide repeat protein: MKTIHNFAGGPALALLLGPWCEVVAQSKIAEATNWFNLAVQEKEPARKIAAYQKAISLDPNFVEALYNLGVLYKQQSDHQNAGQYLGKALTARPERLKAELKLQILYELAVTQKKLGKAGEAEQNFRAARALAPANEVRAAVVLEISRLLIEQGRHGEAAAELKTALNLEPRSSKRQSEMQKLLQLAEEEIERQRLYAAVENAKAGGNLQEAKRLLEQIKAKKPEDKTIDALLTAVESAQQAATQEKTWAAMREQAQRHAAAGNWELAIAVYETMLQQNPADQDARAGLATAHRRLQQKQQEDRLESEYAAGLAALKARDWTRAILAFEKVSELDHNFREVRKHLAEAQSGLDRESSETIVARYYAEGVTAMNRNDLGAALAALEKVRRINPSYRETTALLAEIESALHIKDPVPATAMLDSLYRVAEVAFERQDWTQAIVALEKIRMVQPDYRDVVDRLAQTRVQRTLAQESGGAKNVAVVEVSSDKNRGLYIGTLLVLLTAFAAVVISPTMRARFYLLRGNYAAAAQLYEKLLTRHPNRVKLYAALANVYLLMGRTDDKALRVFKAVLQLNLAVKNHDAISAIVAQNYLTQGRIDSDAIAVLEDALKAEQRRHKA, encoded by the coding sequence ATGAAAACCATACACAACTTTGCGGGAGGGCCCGCGTTGGCGCTGCTGCTCGGGCCCTGGTGCGAAGTGGTGGCGCAATCGAAAATTGCCGAGGCCACCAACTGGTTCAATCTCGCTGTGCAGGAAAAAGAACCGGCGAGGAAAATTGCCGCCTATCAAAAAGCCATCAGTCTGGATCCCAATTTTGTCGAGGCACTTTACAATCTCGGGGTGCTGTACAAACAGCAGAGCGATCATCAAAACGCCGGGCAATACCTCGGCAAAGCTCTCACGGCCAGGCCGGAGCGCCTGAAAGCGGAATTGAAGCTGCAAATTTTGTATGAACTGGCCGTCACCCAAAAAAAGCTGGGCAAAGCCGGCGAGGCCGAGCAGAATTTCCGTGCCGCCAGGGCGCTGGCGCCTGCGAACGAGGTGCGCGCTGCTGTTGTCCTGGAAATCAGCCGTCTGCTGATCGAGCAGGGCCGCCACGGTGAAGCGGCGGCCGAGCTGAAAACCGCGCTAAATCTCGAACCGCGATCCTCCAAACGCCAAAGCGAAATGCAAAAACTTCTCCAGCTTGCTGAGGAGGAGATCGAGCGGCAGCGTCTCTACGCCGCGGTGGAAAACGCGAAAGCGGGTGGCAACCTGCAGGAAGCAAAACGATTGCTGGAACAGATCAAGGCGAAGAAGCCGGAAGACAAAACGATTGATGCCCTGCTGACAGCAGTGGAAAGCGCGCAGCAAGCAGCAACGCAGGAGAAAACTTGGGCGGCGATGCGGGAGCAGGCACAGAGGCACGCGGCCGCGGGCAATTGGGAGCTGGCGATTGCTGTCTACGAAACGATGCTGCAACAGAACCCCGCTGACCAAGATGCTCGCGCCGGACTTGCAACCGCGCACCGGCGCTTGCAGCAGAAGCAGCAGGAAGACCGGTTGGAGAGCGAGTATGCCGCCGGTCTCGCCGCATTGAAAGCCCGTGATTGGACGCGCGCCATCCTGGCCTTTGAAAAAGTATCGGAGCTGGATCACAACTTCCGCGAGGTGCGCAAACATCTGGCCGAAGCGCAAAGCGGCCTGGATCGCGAAAGCAGCGAGACGATCGTGGCGCGTTATTATGCCGAAGGCGTCACCGCCATGAATCGCAATGATCTTGGCGCAGCCCTGGCCGCGTTGGAAAAAGTGCGTCGGATCAATCCGAGTTATCGCGAAACCACCGCGCTGCTGGCCGAGATCGAAAGCGCGCTGCACATCAAGGATCCGGTGCCGGCGACTGCCATGCTGGATTCGTTGTACCGCGTGGCCGAAGTTGCCTTTGAACGTCAGGATTGGACGCAGGCAATAGTCGCATTGGAAAAAATACGGATGGTGCAACCCGATTATCGCGACGTGGTTGATCGCCTGGCACAAACTCGGGTGCAACGGACTTTGGCGCAAGAAAGCGGGGGTGCGAAAAACGTGGCAGTTGTCGAAGTTTCATCAGATAAAAATCGCGGCCTCTACATTGGCACGCTCCTTGTCTTGTTGACCGCGTTTGCAGCGGTGGTGATCTCGCCCACGATGCGGGCCCGGTTTTATCTGTTACGGGGCAATTACGCTGCAGCGGCGCAGCTTTACGAGAAGCTTTTGACACGCCATCCCAACCGGGTCAAACTCTATGCAGCCCTGGCGAATGTCTATTTACTTATGGGCCGTACCGACGACAAAGCGTTGCGGGTTTTCAAGGCAGTGCTGCAGTTGAATCTCGCCGTTAAAAATCATGATGCGATCAGCGCCATCGTCGCACAAAACTATTTGACTCAAGGCCGGATTGATTCCGATGCCATCGCCGTGCTGGAAGACGCCTTGAAAGCCGAGCAGCGCCGCCACAAAGCGTGA
- a CDS encoding TonB-dependent receptor, with the protein MRLQSYLNLIDFNADGIGVPFHVDIANSLWHNSLEYSRPLGARQTFVLGVEFRRDAFTGNVTRNQRKRLDQYSLYLQDAIALLPKVTITLGGRIDHKPRTTTEIPLRAALVFSPSATQSFRLTAAQGFRSPSLVEYFVVSQFGPAQVLGSTALKPERAAALEAGYRGLWGNEKILLGLDFFLEALSGFIFFDQRDLTTISFVNGGKSTNTGGEAEVGLLLPHAWRVQATYAYEKISDQSSYLGFENSVPRSRAAFGVHRNPSAGIFFNLWAYTSGKTTWPFSYVSLPPVPLQVRMPSYFLVNTYAGYAFSPKVRAGISILNLTNTQRAQFPFGEKQPRTLWGGLEASF; encoded by the coding sequence TTGAGGCTGCAAAGTTATCTCAACCTGATCGACTTCAACGCTGATGGCATCGGCGTGCCTTTTCACGTGGATATCGCAAACTCCTTGTGGCATAATTCCCTGGAATATTCCCGTCCACTCGGTGCGCGCCAGACGTTCGTCCTCGGTGTGGAATTTCGGCGTGACGCCTTTACAGGCAATGTCACCCGCAACCAAAGAAAGCGCCTCGATCAGTATTCGCTTTATCTGCAGGATGCGATCGCGCTCTTGCCGAAAGTGACGATCACGCTCGGCGGCCGCATCGATCACAAGCCGCGCACGACCACGGAAATCCCCCTGCGCGCCGCCCTGGTGTTTTCCCCGAGTGCAACGCAGAGCTTTCGCTTGACTGCAGCACAGGGCTTTCGTTCGCCTTCGCTGGTGGAATATTTTGTCGTCTCGCAGTTTGGACCGGCACAGGTGCTGGGCAGTACGGCGCTGAAACCGGAGAGGGCCGCGGCGCTGGAAGCCGGCTATCGCGGACTGTGGGGCAATGAAAAAATCCTGCTGGGCCTCGATTTTTTTCTCGAAGCGCTTTCCGGTTTCATCTTTTTCGACCAGCGCGATCTCACCACCATCTCCTTTGTCAACGGCGGCAAATCCACCAACACCGGTGGCGAAGCGGAAGTGGGATTGTTGCTGCCGCACGCCTGGCGCGTGCAAGCGACGTACGCGTATGAGAAAATTTCCGATCAAAGCTCGTATTTGGGATTCGAAAATTCCGTGCCGCGCAGCAGGGCGGCTTTCGGTGTGCATCGCAATCCTTCGGCCGGCATTTTTTTCAACCTCTGGGCATACACCTCCGGAAAGACGACGTGGCCGTTCTCGTATGTGAGCCTGCCGCCCGTTCCACTGCAAGTCCGGATGCCCTCCTATTTCCTGGTCAATACTTATGCGGGATATGCTTTCAGCCCAAAAGTTCGGGCGGGGATTTCGATTTTGAATCTCACCAACACTCAACGCGCGCAATTTCCTTTTGGCGAAAAACAACCGCGCACGCTTTGGGGCGGCCTGGAAGCTTCATTTTAA
- a CDS encoding form I ribulose bisphosphate carboxylase large subunit: MAEKKYQAGVRPYAETYYAPDYKPLDTDLLCAFRITPKSGVDMIEASAAVAAESSTGTWTEVWSNQLTNIDFYKAKVYAIQNDIAYIAYPMDLFEENSVVNIMSSIVGNVFGFKAVAALRLEDMRIPTALVKTFPGPNFGIYDERVIANKWNRPLLGGTVKPKLGLSAKDYSQIIYDCLVGGLDTTKDDENMNSQPFNRWRDRFCYGMEAVKKAEADSGEVKGHWFNVTAGSTEESLRRLEFIAAQGSRMFMFDFITAGFAATADIVKRAGELRLIMHCHRAMHAVFTRPKNHGIHFRVIAKWLRLTGGDHVHTGTVVGKLEGSRSETKDVCNLLRERVTPKGETLYFEQDWAGLKTVWPVASGGIHVHHIPALYEIYGNDAFFLFGGGTHGHPRGSRAGATANRVAVEAIASGKTLEEAAKGCKELREAMELWANTKFEISE, encoded by the coding sequence ATGGCCGAGAAAAAATATCAAGCCGGCGTCCGGCCGTATGCCGAGACATACTATGCGCCGGACTACAAGCCGCTCGACACCGATTTGTTGTGTGCCTTTCGCATCACGCCGAAATCCGGCGTCGACATGATTGAAGCCTCGGCCGCGGTGGCCGCGGAATCCTCCACCGGCACGTGGACGGAAGTCTGGTCGAATCAGCTCACCAATATCGATTTCTACAAAGCCAAAGTCTATGCCATTCAAAACGACATCGCCTACATCGCCTACCCGATGGATTTGTTCGAAGAAAACTCGGTGGTCAATATCATGTCCTCGATTGTCGGCAATGTGTTCGGCTTCAAGGCGGTGGCGGCGCTGCGGCTGGAGGATATGCGCATTCCGACGGCGCTGGTCAAAACTTTTCCAGGGCCGAATTTTGGCATTTACGACGAGCGCGTTATTGCCAACAAGTGGAATCGTCCGCTGCTCGGCGGCACAGTCAAGCCGAAGCTTGGGCTTTCGGCAAAAGATTATTCCCAGATTATCTACGATTGTCTCGTTGGCGGACTGGACACAACGAAAGATGATGAAAACATGAACAGCCAGCCGTTCAATCGCTGGCGCGATCGTTTTTGCTATGGCATGGAAGCGGTGAAAAAAGCCGAGGCCGACAGCGGCGAAGTCAAAGGCCACTGGTTCAATGTCACCGCCGGCTCGACCGAGGAAAGCTTGCGGCGGCTGGAGTTCATTGCCGCGCAAGGCAGCCGCATGTTCATGTTCGATTTCATCACCGCCGGATTTGCCGCGACTGCCGACATTGTCAAGCGCGCCGGTGAGCTGCGGCTCATCATGCACTGTCATCGCGCCATGCACGCGGTGTTCACGCGTCCGAAAAATCACGGCATCCATTTTCGCGTCATCGCCAAATGGCTGCGCCTGACCGGCGGCGATCACGTGCACACCGGCACGGTGGTCGGCAAGCTGGAAGGCTCGCGCTCCGAAACCAAGGACGTTTGCAATCTTCTGCGCGAGCGGGTTACGCCGAAAGGCGAAACGCTTTATTTCGAGCAGGACTGGGCGGGCCTTAAAACTGTCTGGCCGGTTGCTTCCGGGGGTATTCATGTGCATCACATTCCGGCGCTTTATGAAATTTATGGCAATGATGCATTCTTTCTGTTTGGCGGCGGCACGCACGGCCATCCGCGCGGCAGCCGCGCCGGCGCCACGGCGAACCGTGTCGCCGTCGAAGCGATTGCCTCCGGCAAAACGCTCGAAGAAGCAGCCAAAGGTTGCAAAGAGCTGCGTGAGGCGATGGAATTGTGGGCGAACACCAAGTTCGAAATCTCAGAATGA
- a CDS encoding phosphoribulokinase: MNRQRPIILGIVGDSASGKTTITRGLTKILGPERVTHVCTDDYHKYDRKERAQIGITALHPECNYLDVMELHLERLHYGQPILKPVYDHSTGTLVRPEYVQPREFVIVEGLLAFFTPTLRQFFDVKVFLDPPENLRKVWKIKRDTTKRGYTVEQVLVELEKREPDSAAYIRPQREHADIVVRFYPPNDVVPETAGPNLNARLVLRPTIPHPDLTYLYKNGKGSGIRLELGRDDSRPVDFLEIDGDVAPAHAEELENAIWQHLPDLRPVGEDQFGEYLDRNEVRHSHPLALAQLLLTYHLLRKYNDRVQLPFAPPVAALSRMNIS; this comes from the coding sequence ATGAACAGGCAACGCCCCATCATCCTGGGCATCGTCGGCGACAGCGCCTCGGGCAAGACGACCATCACGCGGGGGTTGACAAAAATTCTCGGCCCCGAGCGCGTCACCCACGTGTGTACCGACGACTATCACAAATATGACCGCAAAGAGCGCGCGCAAATCGGCATCACCGCGCTGCATCCCGAATGCAATTATCTCGACGTGATGGAGCTGCATTTGGAGCGCCTGCATTACGGCCAGCCCATCCTCAAGCCGGTGTACGATCATTCCACTGGCACGCTGGTGCGCCCCGAATACGTGCAGCCGCGCGAGTTTGTGATCGTCGAAGGTCTGCTCGCATTTTTCACGCCCACCCTGCGGCAGTTTTTCGATGTAAAGGTCTTTCTTGATCCGCCGGAAAATTTGCGCAAGGTTTGGAAGATCAAGCGTGACACCACCAAGCGTGGCTACACCGTTGAACAAGTGCTGGTCGAGCTGGAGAAGCGCGAACCGGATTCCGCCGCTTACATTCGGCCGCAGCGCGAGCATGCGGATATCGTCGTGCGCTTCTATCCGCCCAATGACGTGGTGCCCGAGACGGCCGGCCCCAATCTCAACGCACGGCTGGTGTTGCGACCGACGATTCCGCATCCGGATTTGACCTACCTTTATAAAAACGGCAAGGGCTCGGGCATCCGCCTGGAGCTGGGCCGTGATGACAGCCGGCCGGTGGACTTTCTCGAAATCGACGGCGATGTGGCGCCCGCGCATGCCGAGGAGCTGGAAAATGCGATTTGGCAGCATTTGCCCGACCTGCGGCCGGTGGGCGAAGACCAATTTGGCGAGTACCTGGATCGCAATGAAGTGCGGCACAGCCACCCGCTGGCGCTCGCACAATTGCTGCTGACCTATCATCTGCTGCGCAAATACAACGACCGTGTGCAATTGCCCTTCGCCCCGCCAGTCGCCGCGCTCAGCCGCATGAACATTTCATAG
- a CDS encoding CBS domain-containing protein, whose product MHTLGELITGRVLHVVTPDWSVQQAAELMAEKNIGAVPVLAERRLVGIFSERDLLTRVIAQKKDPALIKVGHVMTRNLIVASASDDYPACLEKMKAAGCRHLPVITGDQLVGIVSMRDLLLHDVKQKDSEIRLLNEYIHFVPSTVL is encoded by the coding sequence ATGCACACTCTCGGTGAATTGATTACAGGCCGTGTGCTTCACGTCGTCACGCCGGATTGGAGCGTGCAGCAGGCGGCAGAACTGATGGCCGAAAAGAACATCGGTGCCGTACCCGTGCTCGCCGAAAGGCGTCTGGTTGGAATCTTCAGTGAGCGCGACCTGCTCACACGTGTCATCGCCCAGAAAAAAGACCCGGCCCTCATCAAAGTCGGCCACGTCATGACACGCAATCTCATCGTTGCCAGCGCCAGCGACGACTATCCCGCCTGCCTGGAAAAAATGAAAGCCGCCGGTTGCCGGCACTTGCCGGTCATCACAGGCGATCAGCTCGTCGGCATCGTCTCCATGCGGGATTTGCTGCTGCACGACGTGAAGCAGAAGGACTCCGAAATCCGTCTGCTGAATGAGTACATTCATTTTGTGCCGTCGACCGTGCTGTGA
- a CDS encoding CBS domain-containing protein — MKVGEVMSRRVVAATPNATCQDLAKKMLSGFFSGLPVVDEQQRVIGIVTEFDILKVLQNRDEYGFCSATAEEIMSREPVCLEEDAEVEQAIKIMRERRFIRLPVVRNGKLVGVISRGDILRAYVQDDFVTLQNGEVTGRE, encoded by the coding sequence ATGAAAGTCGGTGAAGTCATGAGCCGGCGTGTCGTGGCGGCGACACCCAATGCCACCTGTCAGGATCTGGCGAAAAAGATGCTCTCCGGTTTTTTCAGCGGCCTGCCCGTGGTGGATGAACAGCAGCGTGTCATCGGCATCGTCACCGAGTTCGACATTCTCAAAGTTCTGCAGAACCGCGACGAATACGGCTTCTGCTCCGCCACGGCCGAGGAGATCATGAGCAGGGAGCCGGTATGCCTCGAAGAGGACGCCGAGGTCGAACAGGCAATCAAAATCATGCGCGAGCGCCGGTTCATCCGCCTGCCGGTGGTGCGCAACGGCAAACTGGTTGGCGTCATCTCCCGCGGCGACATTTTGCGCGCGTATGTCCAGGATGATTTCGTCACGCTGCAGAATGGCGAGGTGACGGGGCGGGAATGA
- the rpe gene encoding ribulose-phosphate 3-epimerase: protein MQRQIKIAPSILSADFARLGEEVKTVEAGGADLIHVDVMDGHFVPNLTIGPVIVQALRPVTRLPLDVHLMIANPDFFIDAFARAGADYFTVQVEACVHLHRTLQAIKAKKMKAGVALNPHTPLAAIEEILPDLDLVLIMSVNPGFGGQEFIPAALDKLRRLRRMLQQRELTHVAVEVDGGIKLENAREVVEAGAEILVSGSGIFKTPNPAETVRRMRTIFS, encoded by the coding sequence ATGCAACGTCAAATAAAAATCGCCCCGTCCATTCTCTCGGCAGATTTTGCGCGGCTTGGCGAAGAGGTGAAAACCGTCGAGGCCGGCGGCGCGGATTTGATTCATGTCGATGTCATGGACGGGCATTTCGTGCCCAATCTCACCATCGGGCCGGTCATCGTGCAAGCGCTCAGGCCGGTAACACGATTGCCGCTCGATGTGCATTTGATGATTGCGAATCCCGACTTTTTCATCGACGCTTTTGCAAGGGCCGGCGCCGATTATTTCACCGTGCAAGTCGAGGCATGTGTACACCTGCACCGCACGCTGCAAGCCATCAAAGCGAAAAAGATGAAAGCCGGGGTCGCGCTCAATCCGCACACGCCGCTGGCTGCCATCGAGGAGATTTTGCCGGATTTGGATTTGGTGCTCATCATGTCGGTCAATCCCGGCTTCGGCGGGCAGGAGTTTATTCCGGCAGCGCTCGACAAGCTCCGCCGTCTGCGCCGCATGTTGCAACAGCGTGAACTCACCCACGTCGCAGTGGAAGTCGATGGCGGCATCAAATTGGAAAATGCGCGGGAGGTGGTCGAAGCCGGCGCGGAGATTCTCGTTTCCGGCTCGGGCATTTTTAAAACCCCAAATCCGGCGGAGACGGTGAGGAGGATGAGAACAATATTTTCGTAG
- a CDS encoding transaldolase family protein codes for MNLSTEENLAGRDALAEVVVCLAKQALVTTPNKTVAWTSHPLLAALKAAGTRHIYTDTADKTELDDLLVAGETEKHLTFVEEIDGNTTNQALVDKVLPQYFEERGAANLTKWARELQRAQPALGLTEIVPLLYTIINGRLGRQFKAYYGAGRKNGRSWEISLELHTGLAGDAEASRRVAGYLARMVPGSFVKVAFTPHEPHCLLIARDLERQGIRVNFTTTFSVRQVAAAALLANVARTNIFMGRLNQGLEAELLGEQVDLAAQRLLRKLRRQYDLKTQLIVASVRDWKTLVHAAGCDVFTVPYKTLKDFLTQKEIGPKEIRSQLESDYSGLLGVSAKVLEKIGSARLAQLYQIEPDYLRFLVELRRSPDFDKLDGDGLFKKFDHAGFGEVFYSPTPVEWQELRKNKLPDLDSPLTKKLPLDTLYSLLAVADFMKFQEGMDQRIAERIHEVL; via the coding sequence ATGAACCTCAGCACAGAAGAAAACCTTGCCGGCCGCGATGCGCTCGCCGAAGTGGTGGTGTGTTTGGCAAAACAGGCGCTGGTAACGACGCCGAATAAAACCGTGGCGTGGACCTCGCATCCCCTGCTCGCCGCCCTCAAGGCGGCAGGCACCAGGCACATTTACACCGATACCGCCGATAAAACCGAATTGGATGATCTGCTCGTTGCCGGAGAAACCGAGAAGCATCTCACTTTTGTGGAGGAGATCGACGGCAACACCACCAATCAGGCGCTGGTGGACAAAGTGCTGCCGCAATATTTCGAAGAACGTGGCGCTGCGAATCTCACCAAATGGGCGCGCGAGTTGCAGAGGGCGCAACCTGCGCTTGGACTCACGGAAATCGTGCCTCTGCTGTACACCATCATCAACGGCCGGCTCGGCCGCCAGTTCAAAGCATATTATGGCGCGGGCCGGAAGAATGGGCGCAGTTGGGAAATCAGCCTGGAGCTGCACACCGGCCTCGCCGGCGATGCCGAAGCGTCCAGGCGCGTCGCCGGTTATCTCGCGAGGATGGTCCCGGGCAGTTTCGTCAAAGTCGCGTTCACACCCCACGAGCCCCACTGCCTGCTCATCGCGCGCGATCTGGAACGACAGGGCATCCGGGTGAACTTCACCACGACCTTCTCCGTGCGGCAAGTTGCCGCGGCGGCTTTGCTCGCGAACGTGGCGCGCACGAATATTTTCATGGGCCGTCTCAATCAGGGCCTTGAAGCGGAGCTGCTCGGCGAGCAAGTCGATCTTGCAGCACAACGATTGTTGAGAAAACTGCGCCGGCAGTACGATCTCAAAACGCAGCTCATCGTCGCCAGCGTGCGCGATTGGAAGACGCTGGTTCATGCCGCGGGCTGCGACGTCTTCACCGTGCCTTACAAAACGCTGAAAGATTTTCTCACGCAAAAGGAAATCGGCCCGAAGGAAATTCGCAGCCAACTGGAATCGGATTACTCGGGTCTCCTGGGTGTTTCCGCAAAAGTTCTGGAAAAAATCGGCAGTGCGCGACTCGCACAACTTTATCAAATCGAGCCGGACTATCTGCGATTTCTCGTGGAATTGCGCCGCTCGCCAGATTTCGACAAACTCGATGGCGACGGCCTTTTCAAAAAATTCGATCACGCCGGGTTCGGCGAAGTGTTCTATTCGCCCACACCGGTGGAGTGGCAGGAGCTGCGCAAAAACAAATTGCCCGATCTCGATTCGCCGTTGACGAAAAAACTGCCACTCGATACGCTTTACAGCCTGCTGGCGGTTGCAGATTTCATGAAGTTCCAGGAGGGGATGGATCAACGCATCGCGGAAAGGATTCACGAAGTTTTGTAA
- the tkt gene encoding transketolase, giving the protein MMLQLDLDQYTINVIKGLVMDATRHADSGHPGGAMSSLDFAYTVYKEFLRYSPGDPKWFNRDRFVLSAGHESMLLYALLTLAGYLGLEDLKKFRQYGSRTPGHPESYLTPGVEATTGPLGQGFGMSVGMAVAEEILAANFGRELIDHFTYVVASDGDLQEPICMGAAALAGHWGLGRLIVFYDKNEIQISGATHRCDTTNYAKVFEGFNWHVQEIDGHDRSAIRAAIRHAQKVADQPSLIIGHTVIANGTATLAGSAKTHGEPLPADEIVATKKKLGLPEHQTFFLPEEVLRHFRQRHDELAAWQRAWQQRLDAARRNPEFAARWEQWVEGKTPATLKVPSFAGKTSLATRVAFGETLQALAGQLPNLVGGSADLEPSNKTDLFLKVAGDFTRTNRKGRNLVFGVREFPMAAICNGLALHGGLIPFGATFLIFSDYERAALRLAALQHLRVIHEFTHDSFYLGEDGPTHQPVEQLASLRALPNFVVIRPADATETTVAIQVALEQKHRPTAIMLTRQNVPVLERGKYPGAENLRRGAYILYDFVVDPSGSKGTTTKSFQEQTPDVIYIATGSEVHLALAAAQQIPDKKIRVVNMPSWELFDEQDQEYKQMVLPPAVTARLSIEAGSTFGWKKYTGTHGYELGIDHFGDSGKAGDLEKAYGFTVENVVRLTRERFLFNSNGHFDASQIDWQEIYATGSGPEEAD; this is encoded by the coding sequence ATGATGTTGCAACTTGATCTCGACCAATATACGATCAACGTCATCAAAGGCCTGGTGATGGACGCGACGCGGCATGCCGATTCCGGGCATCCGGGCGGCGCGATGTCGTCACTCGATTTTGCGTACACCGTTTACAAAGAATTTTTGCGTTATAGCCCCGGCGATCCGAAATGGTTCAATCGCGATCGCTTCGTGCTCTCCGCCGGCCACGAGTCGATGCTGCTCTATGCGCTGTTAACACTCGCGGGTTATCTCGGGCTCGAGGATCTCAAAAAATTCCGGCAATATGGCAGCCGCACGCCGGGGCATCCGGAGTCGTATCTCACGCCCGGTGTCGAGGCGACAACCGGCCCGTTGGGACAAGGCTTCGGCATGAGCGTGGGAATGGCGGTGGCGGAAGAAATTCTGGCTGCGAATTTCGGACGCGAGCTGATCGACCACTTTACTTACGTGGTTGCCAGTGACGGGGATTTGCAGGAGCCGATCTGCATGGGAGCCGCCGCGCTCGCCGGACATTGGGGGCTGGGCAGACTCATCGTGTTCTACGATAAAAATGAAATCCAAATCTCCGGTGCCACCCATCGCTGCGACACGACGAATTATGCCAAAGTATTCGAGGGCTTCAATTGGCATGTGCAGGAAATCGACGGTCACGACCGCAGCGCCATCCGCGCGGCGATTCGGCACGCGCAGAAAGTCGCAGACCAGCCCTCCCTCATTATCGGCCACACGGTGATTGCCAACGGCACGGCAACGCTGGCAGGCTCGGCAAAAACGCACGGCGAGCCTCTGCCGGCGGATGAAATTGTTGCAACGAAAAAGAAACTCGGTTTGCCGGAGCATCAAACTTTCTTTCTGCCTGAGGAAGTGCTCCGGCATTTTCGTCAACGCCATGATGAACTGGCGGCCTGGCAGCGCGCGTGGCAACAACGCCTGGATGCTGCGCGCAGGAATCCCGAATTTGCCGCACGCTGGGAACAATGGGTGGAAGGGAAAACCCCCGCCACGTTGAAAGTGCCTTCATTCGCCGGCAAGACCAGCCTGGCGACGCGCGTGGCCTTTGGCGAAACGCTGCAGGCGTTGGCGGGACAACTGCCCAATCTTGTCGGTGGCTCCGCGGATTTGGAGCCTTCAAATAAAACTGATTTGTTCCTGAAAGTGGCCGGCGACTTCACCCGCACGAACCGCAAAGGCCGCAATCTGGTGTTCGGCGTGCGCGAGTTTCCGATGGCCGCGATTTGCAATGGCCTGGCGTTGCACGGCGGCCTGATTCCTTTCGGCGCGACGTTTTTGATTTTTTCCGATTACGAACGCGCCGCGCTGCGCCTGGCGGCCTTGCAGCATCTGCGCGTCATCCATGAGTTCACGCATGATTCCTTTTATCTCGGGGAGGACGGTCCCACCCATCAACCCGTCGAGCAGCTCGCCTCGCTGCGCGCCCTGCCGAATTTCGTGGTGATTCGTCCGGCCGATGCAACGGAAACCACCGTGGCGATACAAGTCGCGCTGGAGCAGAAACACCGCCCGACCGCGATCATGCTCACGCGGCAGAATGTGCCGGTGCTGGAGCGCGGCAAATATCCGGGCGCGGAAAATTTGCGGCGCGGCGCGTACATCCTCTACGATTTTGTAGTAGACCCTTCAGGGTCAAAAGGCACGACGACGAAATCCTTTCAAGAGCAAACGCCCGATGTCATTTACATTGCCACCGGTTCCGAAGTGCATCTGGCACTGGCCGCGGCACAGCAAATCCCCGATAAAAAAATCCGCGTGGTCAACATGCCCTCATGGGAATTGTTCGACGAGCAGGACCAGGAATACAAGCAAATGGTGCTGCCGCCCGCCGTCACCGCGCGCCTCTCCATCGAAGCCGGTTCGACGTTCGGGTGGAAAAAATATACCGGTACCCACGGCTACGAGTTGGGCATCGATCATTTCGGCGATTCCGGCAAAGCCGGTGATTTGGAAAAGGCCTACGGTTTCACCGTCGAAAATGTGGTGCGCCTGACGCGCGAGCGTTTTTTGTTCAATTCCAACGGCCATTTCGATGCCTCGCAAATTGACTGGCAGGAAATTTATGCAACGGGCAGCGGCCCGGAAGAGGCGGATTGA